A region from the Streptosporangiales bacterium genome encodes:
- a CDS encoding deaminase: MRPYVLLSVATSVDGHVDDASDARLVLSNEADLDRVDEVRAGCDAILVGASTVRRDDPRLVVRAERLRADRVARGRPADPLKVTITTSGELDPAARFFRTGESGRLVYCADATAGALGSRLGGLADVVAGGPGAVDLPWLLADLHGRGVRKLLVEGGPAVAGAFLAAGLVDELHLVIAPFFVGDPAAPRFTVPGSTPYGPARPMTLAEVRRLDGVVLLRYVFGG, encoded by the coding sequence ATGAGGCCGTACGTGCTGCTGTCGGTGGCGACGTCGGTCGACGGCCACGTCGACGACGCGAGCGACGCCCGGCTGGTGCTGTCGAACGAGGCTGACCTCGACCGGGTCGACGAGGTCAGGGCCGGCTGCGACGCGATCCTCGTCGGCGCCTCCACCGTCCGGCGCGACGATCCCCGGCTGGTGGTCAGGGCGGAGCGGCTGCGCGCCGACCGTGTCGCGCGAGGACGGCCGGCCGACCCCCTCAAGGTGACGATCACGACGAGCGGCGAGCTCGACCCGGCCGCCCGGTTCTTCCGCACGGGAGAGAGCGGTCGGCTCGTCTACTGTGCGGACGCGACGGCCGGCGCGCTCGGCAGCCGGCTCGGCGGTCTCGCCGACGTGGTCGCCGGCGGACCCGGTGCGGTCGACCTGCCCTGGCTGCTCGCGGACCTGCACGGGCGCGGCGTTCGCAAGCTGCTCGTCGAGGGCGGTCCCGCCGTCGCGGGAGCGTTCCTGGCGGCAGGTCTCGTCGATGAGCTGCACCTGGTGATCGCGCCGTTCTTCGTCGGCGACCCGGCCGCACCGCGGTTCACCGTGCCGGGGTCGACGCCGTACGGTCCGGCACGACCGATGACGCTCGCGGAGGTCCGCCGGCTCGACGGCGTTGTGCTG
- a CDS encoding VOC family protein translates to MTSYIRTITFDSGPDPSRLGEFWRKVTGFIDVPDNPNEPGDPEWVLQDPKGVYHLLFIPVPEGKTVKNRVHLDMVPTDRTRDEEVERLLGLGATQVADFRKPDGSGFVVLADPEGNEFCVERSEAERAAG, encoded by the coding sequence ATGACCTCGTACATCCGCACCATCACGTTCGACTCCGGGCCCGACCCCTCGCGCCTCGGTGAGTTCTGGCGCAAGGTGACCGGCTTCATCGACGTGCCCGACAACCCCAACGAGCCGGGCGACCCCGAGTGGGTGCTCCAAGACCCGAAGGGCGTCTACCACCTGCTGTTCATCCCGGTGCCCGAGGGCAAGACGGTGAAGAACCGCGTACACCTCGACATGGTGCCGACCGACCGCACCCGCGACGAGGAGGTCGAGCGACTGCTCGGCCTCGGGGCCACGCAGGTCGCCGACTTCCGCAAGCCGGACGGCTCGGGCTTCGTCGTGCTGGCCGACCCGGAGGGCAACGAGTTCTGCGTCGAACGCAGTGAGGCGGAGCGCGCCGCCGGTT